One segment of Prionailurus bengalensis isolate Pbe53 chromosome D4, Fcat_Pben_1.1_paternal_pri, whole genome shotgun sequence DNA contains the following:
- the PIGO gene encoding GPI ethanolamine phosphate transferase 3 isoform X4, whose protein sequence is MCKSLCSTPKDPDSVDLGWGLEISILNGCSRLMPIICGPHLQKHRCNWWRGTLHWVGYGAVYLLEGFQEEVILAWLCIEGPENPLVLYPTVMNSLPATSRMQKISVLLFLAWVGFLFYAGIALFTSGFLLTRLELTNHSSCQEPPGPGSLPWGNQGKPGACWMASRFSRVVLVLIDALRFDFAQPQRSHGPGEPPVSLPFLGKLDYLQRILEIQPHHARLYQSKADPPTTTMQRLKALTTGSLPTFIDAGSNFASYAIVEDNLIKQLASAGRRVVFMGDDTWKDLFPGVFSQAFFFPSFNVRDLHTVDNGILEHLYPTMDNSEWDMLIAHFLGVDHCGHKHGPHHPEMAKKLSQMDQVIQGLVERLENDTLLVVIGDHGMTMTGDHGGDSELEISAALFLYSPTALFPSALPQEPEIVPQINLVPTLALLLGLPIPFGNIGEVMVELFSVVEDPQPHSSALAQASALHLNAQQVSRFLHTYSAAAQDLQIKELHRLQNLFSKASADYQRLLQSPQGAEAALQTVITELQQFLRGVRAMCIESWARFSLVRMAGGAALMAAACFLCLLVSQWVTSPGFYFCPLLLTPMTYGLAGAIVCAGLLTATGLKPDPVVLGAMAAVGSLLPFLWKAWAGWGSKRPPAALLPIPGPVLLFLLIRFAAFFSDSFVVAEARATPFLLGSFILLLVAQLHWEGKLLPPKLLTIPRFCLSASTGPPRHNGTHALGLGVGLLLCIRLAGLFHRCPEETPACHSSPWLSPLASMVGGRAKNLWYGACVGALVALLVAVRLWLRRYSNLKSPEPSVLFVRWGLPLMVLGTAAYWALASGADEAPPRLRALVAGASVVLPRAVAGLAASGLMLLLWRPVTVLVKATTGAPRTRTVLTPFSGPPTSRADLDYVVPQIYRHMQEEFRGRLERTKSQGPLTVAAYQLGSVYSAAMVTALTLLAFPLLLLHAERISLVFLLLFLQSFLLLHLLAAGISITTPGKYISQPWFIQGQ, encoded by the exons ATGTGCAAATCCCTATGCTCCACCCCGAAAGATCccgattcagtagatctggggtggggcctggaaaTCAGCATTTTAAACGGCTGCTCCAGGTTGATGCCCATAATCTGCGGACCTCACCTTCAGAAACACCGGTGTAACTGGTGGAGAGGAACATTGCATTGGGTTGGCTATGGGGCTGTTTATCTTCTGGAAGGCTTCCAAGAGGAAGTGATTCTAGCTTGGCTTTGTATTGAGGGACCAGAAAATCCATTGGTTCTTTACCCCACAGTGATGAACTCCCTGCCCGCTACCAGCAGGATGCAGAAGATCTCAGTGCTGCTCTTCCTGGCCTGGGTCGGCTTCCTCTTCTACGCTGGCATTGCCCTCTTCACCAGTGGTTTCCTGCTCACCCGTTTGGAGCTCACCAACCATAGCAGCTGCCAGGAGCCCCCAGGCCCTGGGTCCCTGCCATGGGGAAACCAAGGGAAACCCGGGGCCTGCTGGATGGCTTCTCGATTCTCTCGGGTTGTGTTGGTGCTAATAGATGCTCTGCGATTTGACTTTGCCCAGCCCCAGCGCTCACATGGGCCTGGGGaacctcctgtctctctgcccttcctgggtAAACTGGACTATTTGCAGAGGATCCTGGAGATTCAGCCCCACCATGCCAGGCTCTACCAGTCTAAGGCTgatccccccaccaccaccatgcaGCGCCTCAAGGCCCTCACCACTGGCTCACTGCCTACCTTTATTGATGCTGGCAGTAACTTTGCCAGCTATGCCATAGTGGAAGACAATCTCATTAAGCAGCTTGCCAGTGCAG GAAGGCGTGTGGTCTTCATGGGAGATGATACCTGGAAAGATCTTTTTCCTGGAGTTTTCTCTCAAGCTTTCTTCTTCCCATCTTTCAATGTGAGAGACCTGCACACAGTGGACAATGGCATCCTGGAACACCTCTACCCAACCA TGGACAATAGTGAATGGGATATGCTGATTGCTCACTTCCTGGGTGTGGATCACTGTGGCCACAAGCATGGCCCTCACCACCCTGAAATGGCCAAGAAACTTAGCCAAATGGACCAGGTGATCCA GGGACTTGTGGAGCGTCTGGAGAATGACACACTGCTGGTGGTGATTGGGGACCATGGAATGACCATGACTGGGGACCACGGAGGGGATAGTGAGCTGGAGATCTCAGCTGCACTTTTTCTGTACAGTCCCACAGCCCTCTTTCCCAGTGCCCTACCACAG gAGCCGGAAATAGTTCCTCAAATCAACCTTGTACCTACACTGGCCCTGCTGCTGGGCCTGCCCATTCCATTTGGGAACATCGGGGAGGTAATGGTTGAGCTGTTCTCAGTGGTTGAAGACCCCCAGCCTCACTCCTCTGCTCTGGCCCAAGCCTCAGCTCTTCATCTCAATGCCCAGCAG GTATCCCGATTTCTTCACACCTACTCAGCTGCTGCTCAGGACCTTCAAATTAAGGAGCTTCATCGACTGCAGAACCTCTTCTCCAAGGCCTCTGCTGACTACCAGCGGCTTCTGCAAAGCCCCCAGGGGGCTGAGGCAGCACTACAGACTGTGATTACTGAGCTGCAGCAGTTCCTGCGGGGAGTTCGGGCCATGTGCATTGAGTCTTGGGCTCGTTTCTCTTTGGTTCGCATGGCAGGGGGTGCTGCTCTCATggctgctgcctgttttctttgcTTGCTGGTATCCCAGTGGGTAACATCCCCAGGCTTCTacttctgccccctcctcctaACACCCATGACCTATGGTCTGGCTGGTGCCATAGTGTGTGCTGGACTCCTGACAGCTACCGGACTGAAGCCGGATCCAGTGGTCCTAGGGGCCATGGCTGCAGTGGGCTCACTCCTGCCTTTTTTGTGGAAAGCGTGGGCTGGCTGGGGGTCCAAGAGGCCCCCAGCAGCCTTACTGCCCATCCCTGGGCCTGTTCTGTTATTCCTGCTGATTCGTTTTGCTGCTTTCTTCTCTGACAGTTTTGTTGTAGCTGAGGCCAGGGCCACCCCCTTCCTTTTGGGCTCATTCATCTTGCTCCTGGTTGCCCAACTTCACTGGGAGGGCAAGCTGCTGCCACCTAAGCTTCTCACAATACCCCGCTTTTGCCTTTCGGCCTCAACAGGCCCGCCACGGCACAATGGCACACATGCCCTGGGACTTGGAGTTGGGTTGCTTTTATGTATAAGGCTAGCTGGACTTTTTCATCGGTGCCCTGAAGAGACACCTGCTTGCCATTCCTCTCCCTGGCTGAGTCCCTTGGCATCCATGGTGGGTGGTCGAGCCAAGAATTTGTGGTATGGAGCTTGTGTGGGGGCTTTGGTAGCCCTGTTAGTTGCTGTGCGCCTGTGGCTTCGCCGCTATAGTAACCTCAAGAGCCCTGAGCCCTCTGTGCTCTTTGTGCGCTGGGGGCTGCCCTTAATGGTACTAGGCACTGCCGCTTACTGGGCATTGGCATCAGGAGCAGATGAAGCACCCCCACGTCTCCGGGCCCTGGTTGCTGGAGCATCAGTTGTGCTGCCCAGGGCTGTGGCAGGATTGGCCGCTTCAGGGCTCATGCTGTTGCTCTGGAGGCCTGTGACAGTGCTAGTGAAGGCTACAACAGGTGCTCCAAGAACCAGGACTGTCCTCACTCCCTTCTCAGGCCCCCCAACTTCTCGCGCTGACCTGGATTATGTGGTTCCTCAAATCTACCGACATATGCAGGAGGAGTTCCGGGGCCGTCTAGAGAGGACCAAATCCCAGGGCCCCTTGACTGTGGCAGCTTATCAGTTGGGGAGTGTCTACTCAGCTGCTATGGTCACAGCTCTCACCCTTTTGGCCTTCCCACTTCTGCTTTTGCATGCAGAACGCATTAGCCTTGTgttcctgcttctgtttctgcagAGCTTCCTTCTCCTGCATCTGCTTGCTGCTGGGATATCCATCACCACCCCTGGTAAATACATTTCTCAGCCCTGGTTCATCCAAGGACAGTAG